In Nocardioides marinus, one DNA window encodes the following:
- the pyrH gene encoding UMP kinase, giving the protein MTQYQRVLLKLSGEVFGGGQVGVDPDVVSTIAHDVAEVVRSGVQVAVVTGGGNFFRGAELQQRGMDRVRADYMGMLGIVMNCLALQDFLEKLGIETRVQTAITMGQVAEPYVPRRAIRHMEKGRVVIFGAGMGMPFFSTDTVAVQRALESRCDAVFFAKSGVDGVYSADPRKDPEATKYDHITFDEAISQGLAVVDQTAFTLCAENKLPMVVFGMEPEGNIPRVLKGERIGTLVDAG; this is encoded by the coding sequence ATGACCCAGTACCAGCGCGTGCTGCTCAAGCTCTCGGGCGAGGTGTTCGGCGGCGGCCAGGTCGGCGTCGACCCCGACGTCGTCTCGACCATCGCCCACGACGTGGCCGAGGTGGTCCGCAGCGGGGTCCAGGTCGCGGTCGTGACCGGCGGCGGCAACTTCTTCCGCGGCGCCGAGCTCCAGCAGCGCGGCATGGACCGCGTCCGTGCCGACTACATGGGCATGCTCGGCATCGTCATGAACTGCCTGGCCCTGCAGGACTTCCTCGAGAAGCTCGGCATCGAGACGCGGGTGCAGACCGCGATCACCATGGGCCAGGTCGCTGAGCCCTACGTCCCGCGGCGCGCCATCCGGCACATGGAGAAGGGCCGCGTGGTCATCTTCGGTGCCGGGATGGGCATGCCGTTCTTCTCCACCGACACCGTGGCGGTCCAGCGGGCCCTGGAGAGCCGCTGCGACGCGGTGTTCTTCGCCAAGAGCGGTGTCGACGGCGTCTACAGCGCCGACCCGCGCAAGGACCCCGAGGCCACCAAGTACGACCACATCACCTTCGACGAGGCCATCTCCCAGGGCCTGGCCGTCGTCGACCAGACCGCCTTCACCCTGTGCGCGGAGAACAAGCTGCCCATGGTGGTCTTCGGGATGGAGCCCGAGGGCAACATCCCGCGCGTGCTCAAGGGTGAGAGGATCGGGACGCTGGTCGACGCCGGCTGA